The Tigriopus californicus strain San Diego chromosome 5, Tcal_SD_v2.1, whole genome shotgun sequence genome includes a region encoding these proteins:
- the LOC131880250 gene encoding uncharacterized protein LOC131880250 isoform X4 encodes MQSISQVYIKSESGSIKMRLTLPGTTVLATSIVLICLCHSVVLAQEGPGLSETPQTRAAVEENTGDTNNSSTIAPSNETSGSSQMSSEATTILPTTLTPNTTGNDTSSTNETLTESPPIELTTPIPSIETDAHALQVVGNNETEEAEANDFSLKVNGTINGTRLEEEDDDWSLNGTEFGSGNFSTEDEGHLVEHILSEPPPSIDYQTQIYIVSGTLGGILLLLIILVLALALSVAKLKDQLEKRQKSYLVDDNNINHNPDAAGLGRDQIHAYDNSAFTGVGDATEMQERSVDAKMEIARRGYTVYNGNSHENSYADPADLRFEHENRLEMKVPAKNPAESSHDECDEASDPHADLSSREQRWLSRAQAAHNMSTRRNKHSSLLCCMALKSLDRRITP; translated from the exons atgcagtccatatctcaaGTCTATATTAAG AGTGAAAGTGGTTCGATCAAGATGAGACTCACACTACCTGGGACGACAGTTCTGGCGACCAGCATTGTCCTAATTTGTTTGTGCCACTCAGTCGTTTTGGCGCAAGAGGGACCAGGGTTGAGTGAAACCCCTCAAACTCGTGCCGCTGTGGAG GAGAACACAGGGGACACAAATAATTCGAGCACAATTGCTCCAAGCAATGAGACTTCAGGTTCAAGTCAGATGAGTTCGGAGGCAACTACCATCCTCCCCACCACATTAACGCCGAACACCACGGGTAATGACACATCTAGCACGAACGAAACGTTAACTGAGTCCCCTCCCATCGAACTCACCACGCCCATTCCTTCGATCGAAACGGACGCCCATGCTCTCCAAGTAGTTGGTAACAATGAGACGGAGGAGGCTGAGGCGAATGATTTCAGTCTGAAGGTGAATGGGACCATCAATGGAACTAGActagaagaagaggatgatgattgGTCGTTAAATGGGACGGAATTTGGCTCCGGGAATTTTAGCACTGAGGACGAAGGGCATTTGGTTGAGCACATTCTCTCG GAGCCTCCTCCATCGATTGATTATCAGACCCAAATCTACATCGTATCAGGGACTTTGGGCGGGATCCTGCTCCTTCTAATCATCTTGGTTCTGGCCTTGGCTCTATCAGTTGCCAA ATTGAAGGACCAACTAGAAAAGCGACAAAAGAGCTATCTAGTCGATGATAATAATATCAACCACAACCCAGATGCAGCAGGATTGGGTCGAG ATCAAATCCATGCCTACGACAACTCAGCCTTTACAGGCGTAGGCGACGCTACAGAAATGCAAGAAAGGAGTGTCGatgcaaaaatggaaatcGCTCGACGAGGTTACACAGTCTACAATGGAAACTCTCATGAAAACAG TTATGCAGATCCGGCCGACCTGCGGTTCGAGCACGAGAATCGCCTGGAGATGAAAGTGCCTGCCAAGAACCCCGCGGAATCCAGTCATGACGAATGCGATGAGGCTTCGGATCCTCATGCAGATTTGTCATCCCGCGAACAACGTTGGCTTTCTCGTGCACAAGCCGCACACAACATGTCCACTCGGAGAAACAAGCACTCCTCACTTCTTTGTTGCATGGCACTCAAATCGCTTGATAGAAGAATCACTCCCTGA
- the LOC131880250 gene encoding uncharacterized protein LOC131880250 isoform X1: MQSISQVYIKSESGSIKMRLTLPGTTVLATSIVLICLCHSVVLAQEGPGLSETPQTRAAVEENTGDTNNSSTIAPSNETSGSSQMSSEATTILPTTLTPNTTGNDTSSTNETLTESPPIELTTPIPSIETDAHALQVVGNNETEEAEANDFSLKVNGTINGTRLEEEDDDWSLNGTEFGSGNFSTEDEGHLVEHILSVGDGSNEILDNSNASNDSASSTPVNDNLIQEPPPSIDYQTQIYIVSGTLGGILLLLIILVLALALSVAKLKDQLEKRQKSYLVDDNNINHNPDAAGLGRDQIHAYDNSAFTGVGDATEMQERSVDAKMEIARRGYTVYNGNSHENSYADPADLRFEHENRLEMKVPAKNPAESSHDECDEASDPHADLSSREQRWLSRAQAAHNMSTRRNKHSSLLCCMALKSLDRRITP; encoded by the exons atgcagtccatatctcaaGTCTATATTAAG AGTGAAAGTGGTTCGATCAAGATGAGACTCACACTACCTGGGACGACAGTTCTGGCGACCAGCATTGTCCTAATTTGTTTGTGCCACTCAGTCGTTTTGGCGCAAGAGGGACCAGGGTTGAGTGAAACCCCTCAAACTCGTGCCGCTGTGGAG GAGAACACAGGGGACACAAATAATTCGAGCACAATTGCTCCAAGCAATGAGACTTCAGGTTCAAGTCAGATGAGTTCGGAGGCAACTACCATCCTCCCCACCACATTAACGCCGAACACCACGGGTAATGACACATCTAGCACGAACGAAACGTTAACTGAGTCCCCTCCCATCGAACTCACCACGCCCATTCCTTCGATCGAAACGGACGCCCATGCTCTCCAAGTAGTTGGTAACAATGAGACGGAGGAGGCTGAGGCGAATGATTTCAGTCTGAAGGTGAATGGGACCATCAATGGAACTAGActagaagaagaggatgatgattgGTCGTTAAATGGGACGGAATTTGGCTCCGGGAATTTTAGCACTGAGGACGAAGGGCATTTGGTTGAGCACATTCTCTCGGTGGGTGATGGGTCCAATGAGATTTTGGATAATTCGAATGCATCAAACGATTCCGCGTCTTCCACACCTGTTAACGATAATCTCATACAG GAGCCTCCTCCATCGATTGATTATCAGACCCAAATCTACATCGTATCAGGGACTTTGGGCGGGATCCTGCTCCTTCTAATCATCTTGGTTCTGGCCTTGGCTCTATCAGTTGCCAA ATTGAAGGACCAACTAGAAAAGCGACAAAAGAGCTATCTAGTCGATGATAATAATATCAACCACAACCCAGATGCAGCAGGATTGGGTCGAG ATCAAATCCATGCCTACGACAACTCAGCCTTTACAGGCGTAGGCGACGCTACAGAAATGCAAGAAAGGAGTGTCGatgcaaaaatggaaatcGCTCGACGAGGTTACACAGTCTACAATGGAAACTCTCATGAAAACAG TTATGCAGATCCGGCCGACCTGCGGTTCGAGCACGAGAATCGCCTGGAGATGAAAGTGCCTGCCAAGAACCCCGCGGAATCCAGTCATGACGAATGCGATGAGGCTTCGGATCCTCATGCAGATTTGTCATCCCGCGAACAACGTTGGCTTTCTCGTGCACAAGCCGCACACAACATGTCCACTCGGAGAAACAAGCACTCCTCACTTCTTTGTTGCATGGCACTCAAATCGCTTGATAGAAGAATCACTCCCTGA
- the LOC131880250 gene encoding uncharacterized protein LOC131880250 isoform X6 produces MQSISQVYIKSESGSIKMRLTLPGTTVLATSIVLICLCHSVVLAQEGPGLSETPQTRAAVEENTGDTNNSSTIAPSNETSGSSQMSSEATTILPTTLTPNTTGNDTSSTNETLTESPPIELTTPIPSIETDAHALQVVGNNETEEAEANDFSLKVNGTINGTRLEEEDDDWSLNGTEFGSGNFSTEDEGHLVEHILSVGDGSNEILDNSNASNDSASSTPVNDNLIQEPPPSIDYQTQIYIVSGTLGGILLLLIILVLALALSVAKLKDQLEKRQKSYLVDDNNINHNPDAAGLGRDQIHAYDNSAFTGVGDATEMQERSVDAKMEIARRGYTVYNGNSHENSPIELVEDGTGVIRKRDAIDSD; encoded by the exons atgcagtccatatctcaaGTCTATATTAAG AGTGAAAGTGGTTCGATCAAGATGAGACTCACACTACCTGGGACGACAGTTCTGGCGACCAGCATTGTCCTAATTTGTTTGTGCCACTCAGTCGTTTTGGCGCAAGAGGGACCAGGGTTGAGTGAAACCCCTCAAACTCGTGCCGCTGTGGAG GAGAACACAGGGGACACAAATAATTCGAGCACAATTGCTCCAAGCAATGAGACTTCAGGTTCAAGTCAGATGAGTTCGGAGGCAACTACCATCCTCCCCACCACATTAACGCCGAACACCACGGGTAATGACACATCTAGCACGAACGAAACGTTAACTGAGTCCCCTCCCATCGAACTCACCACGCCCATTCCTTCGATCGAAACGGACGCCCATGCTCTCCAAGTAGTTGGTAACAATGAGACGGAGGAGGCTGAGGCGAATGATTTCAGTCTGAAGGTGAATGGGACCATCAATGGAACTAGActagaagaagaggatgatgattgGTCGTTAAATGGGACGGAATTTGGCTCCGGGAATTTTAGCACTGAGGACGAAGGGCATTTGGTTGAGCACATTCTCTCGGTGGGTGATGGGTCCAATGAGATTTTGGATAATTCGAATGCATCAAACGATTCCGCGTCTTCCACACCTGTTAACGATAATCTCATACAG GAGCCTCCTCCATCGATTGATTATCAGACCCAAATCTACATCGTATCAGGGACTTTGGGCGGGATCCTGCTCCTTCTAATCATCTTGGTTCTGGCCTTGGCTCTATCAGTTGCCAA ATTGAAGGACCAACTAGAAAAGCGACAAAAGAGCTATCTAGTCGATGATAATAATATCAACCACAACCCAGATGCAGCAGGATTGGGTCGAG ATCAAATCCATGCCTACGACAACTCAGCCTTTACAGGCGTAGGCGACGCTACAGAAATGCAAGAAAGGAGTGTCGatgcaaaaatggaaatcGCTCGACGAGGTTACACAGTCTACAATGGAAACTCTCATGAAAACAG CCCCATCGAACTAGTTGAAGATGGGACGGGAGTCATTAGAAAACGCGATGCCATCGATAGTGACTGA
- the LOC131880250 gene encoding uncharacterized protein LOC131880250 isoform X3, whose amino-acid sequence MQSISQVYIKSESGSIKMRLTLPGTTVLATSIVLICLCHSVVLAQEGPGLSETPQTRAAVEENTGDTNNSSTIAPSNETSGSSQMSSEATTILPTTLTPNTTGNDTSSTNETLTESPPIELTTPIPSIETDAHALQVVGNNETEEAEANDFSLKVNGTINGTRLEEEDDDWSLNGTEFGSGNFSTEDEGHLVEHILSVGDGSNEILDNSNASNDSASSTPVNDNLIQEPPPSIDYQTQIYIVSGTLGGILLLLIILVLALALSVAKLKDQLEKRQKSYLVDDNNINHNPDAAGLGRDQIHAYDNSAFTGVGDATEMQERSVDAKMEIARRGYTVYNGNSHENRALLHGPGLQRLVERHMSLGDNGISTLKRHPSHVRDSRATLMRYEDGVIPISEKQEGNRQNSRPYRY is encoded by the exons atgcagtccatatctcaaGTCTATATTAAG AGTGAAAGTGGTTCGATCAAGATGAGACTCACACTACCTGGGACGACAGTTCTGGCGACCAGCATTGTCCTAATTTGTTTGTGCCACTCAGTCGTTTTGGCGCAAGAGGGACCAGGGTTGAGTGAAACCCCTCAAACTCGTGCCGCTGTGGAG GAGAACACAGGGGACACAAATAATTCGAGCACAATTGCTCCAAGCAATGAGACTTCAGGTTCAAGTCAGATGAGTTCGGAGGCAACTACCATCCTCCCCACCACATTAACGCCGAACACCACGGGTAATGACACATCTAGCACGAACGAAACGTTAACTGAGTCCCCTCCCATCGAACTCACCACGCCCATTCCTTCGATCGAAACGGACGCCCATGCTCTCCAAGTAGTTGGTAACAATGAGACGGAGGAGGCTGAGGCGAATGATTTCAGTCTGAAGGTGAATGGGACCATCAATGGAACTAGActagaagaagaggatgatgattgGTCGTTAAATGGGACGGAATTTGGCTCCGGGAATTTTAGCACTGAGGACGAAGGGCATTTGGTTGAGCACATTCTCTCGGTGGGTGATGGGTCCAATGAGATTTTGGATAATTCGAATGCATCAAACGATTCCGCGTCTTCCACACCTGTTAACGATAATCTCATACAG GAGCCTCCTCCATCGATTGATTATCAGACCCAAATCTACATCGTATCAGGGACTTTGGGCGGGATCCTGCTCCTTCTAATCATCTTGGTTCTGGCCTTGGCTCTATCAGTTGCCAA ATTGAAGGACCAACTAGAAAAGCGACAAAAGAGCTATCTAGTCGATGATAATAATATCAACCACAACCCAGATGCAGCAGGATTGGGTCGAG ATCAAATCCATGCCTACGACAACTCAGCCTTTACAGGCGTAGGCGACGCTACAGAAATGCAAGAAAGGAGTGTCGatgcaaaaatggaaatcGCTCGACGAGGTTACACAGTCTACAATGGAAACTCTCATGAAAACAG GGCTTTGCTGCACGGGCCAGGATTGCAACGTTTGGTTGAAAGGCATATGAGTCTCGGTGATAATGGAATTAGCACAttaaaaag gcATCCCAGTCACGTGAGGGACAGTCGTGCCACTCTAATGCGATATGAAGACGGCGTCATTCCAATTTCTGAAAAGCAAGAGGGCAACCGACAAAATAGCCGACCCTATCGTTATTag
- the LOC131880250 gene encoding uncharacterized protein LOC131880250 isoform X5 has protein sequence MQSISQVYIKSESGSIKMRLTLPGTTVLATSIVLICLCHSVVLAQEGPGLSETPQTRAAVEENTGDTNNSSTIAPSNETSGSSQMSSEATTILPTTLTPNTTGNDTSSTNETLTESPPIELTTPIPSIETDAHALQVVGNNETEEAEANDFSLKVNGTINGTRLEEEDDDWSLNGTEFGSGNFSTEDEGHLVEHILSVGDGSNEILDNSNASNDSASSTPVNDNLIQEPPPSIDYQTQIYIVSGTLGGILLLLIILVLALALSVAKLKDQLEKRQKSYLVDDNNINHNPDAAGLGRDQIHAYDNSAFTGVGDATEMQERSVDAKMEIARRGYTVYNGNSHENRHPSHVRDSRATLMRYEDGVIPISEKQEGNRQNSRPYRY, from the exons atgcagtccatatctcaaGTCTATATTAAG AGTGAAAGTGGTTCGATCAAGATGAGACTCACACTACCTGGGACGACAGTTCTGGCGACCAGCATTGTCCTAATTTGTTTGTGCCACTCAGTCGTTTTGGCGCAAGAGGGACCAGGGTTGAGTGAAACCCCTCAAACTCGTGCCGCTGTGGAG GAGAACACAGGGGACACAAATAATTCGAGCACAATTGCTCCAAGCAATGAGACTTCAGGTTCAAGTCAGATGAGTTCGGAGGCAACTACCATCCTCCCCACCACATTAACGCCGAACACCACGGGTAATGACACATCTAGCACGAACGAAACGTTAACTGAGTCCCCTCCCATCGAACTCACCACGCCCATTCCTTCGATCGAAACGGACGCCCATGCTCTCCAAGTAGTTGGTAACAATGAGACGGAGGAGGCTGAGGCGAATGATTTCAGTCTGAAGGTGAATGGGACCATCAATGGAACTAGActagaagaagaggatgatgattgGTCGTTAAATGGGACGGAATTTGGCTCCGGGAATTTTAGCACTGAGGACGAAGGGCATTTGGTTGAGCACATTCTCTCGGTGGGTGATGGGTCCAATGAGATTTTGGATAATTCGAATGCATCAAACGATTCCGCGTCTTCCACACCTGTTAACGATAATCTCATACAG GAGCCTCCTCCATCGATTGATTATCAGACCCAAATCTACATCGTATCAGGGACTTTGGGCGGGATCCTGCTCCTTCTAATCATCTTGGTTCTGGCCTTGGCTCTATCAGTTGCCAA ATTGAAGGACCAACTAGAAAAGCGACAAAAGAGCTATCTAGTCGATGATAATAATATCAACCACAACCCAGATGCAGCAGGATTGGGTCGAG ATCAAATCCATGCCTACGACAACTCAGCCTTTACAGGCGTAGGCGACGCTACAGAAATGCAAGAAAGGAGTGTCGatgcaaaaatggaaatcGCTCGACGAGGTTACACAGTCTACAATGGAAACTCTCATGAAAACAG gcATCCCAGTCACGTGAGGGACAGTCGTGCCACTCTAATGCGATATGAAGACGGCGTCATTCCAATTTCTGAAAAGCAAGAGGGCAACCGACAAAATAGCCGACCCTATCGTTATTag
- the LOC131880250 gene encoding uncharacterized protein LOC131880250 isoform X2: protein MRLTLPGTTVLATSIVLICLCHSVVLAQEGPGLSETPQTRAAVEENTGDTNNSSTIAPSNETSGSSQMSSEATTILPTTLTPNTTGNDTSSTNETLTESPPIELTTPIPSIETDAHALQVVGNNETEEAEANDFSLKVNGTINGTRLEEEDDDWSLNGTEFGSGNFSTEDEGHLVEHILSVGDGSNEILDNSNASNDSASSTPVNDNLIQEPPPSIDYQTQIYIVSGTLGGILLLLIILVLALALSVAKLKDQLEKRQKSYLVDDNNINHNPDAAGLGRDQIHAYDNSAFTGVGDATEMQERSVDAKMEIARRGYTVYNGNSHENSYADPADLRFEHENRLEMKVPAKNPAESSHDECDEASDPHADLSSREQRWLSRAQAAHNMSTRRNKHSSLLCCMALKSLDRRITP from the exons ATGAGACTCACACTACCTGGGACGACAGTTCTGGCGACCAGCATTGTCCTAATTTGTTTGTGCCACTCAGTCGTTTTGGCGCAAGAGGGACCAGGGTTGAGTGAAACCCCTCAAACTCGTGCCGCTGTGGAG GAGAACACAGGGGACACAAATAATTCGAGCACAATTGCTCCAAGCAATGAGACTTCAGGTTCAAGTCAGATGAGTTCGGAGGCAACTACCATCCTCCCCACCACATTAACGCCGAACACCACGGGTAATGACACATCTAGCACGAACGAAACGTTAACTGAGTCCCCTCCCATCGAACTCACCACGCCCATTCCTTCGATCGAAACGGACGCCCATGCTCTCCAAGTAGTTGGTAACAATGAGACGGAGGAGGCTGAGGCGAATGATTTCAGTCTGAAGGTGAATGGGACCATCAATGGAACTAGActagaagaagaggatgatgattgGTCGTTAAATGGGACGGAATTTGGCTCCGGGAATTTTAGCACTGAGGACGAAGGGCATTTGGTTGAGCACATTCTCTCGGTGGGTGATGGGTCCAATGAGATTTTGGATAATTCGAATGCATCAAACGATTCCGCGTCTTCCACACCTGTTAACGATAATCTCATACAG GAGCCTCCTCCATCGATTGATTATCAGACCCAAATCTACATCGTATCAGGGACTTTGGGCGGGATCCTGCTCCTTCTAATCATCTTGGTTCTGGCCTTGGCTCTATCAGTTGCCAA ATTGAAGGACCAACTAGAAAAGCGACAAAAGAGCTATCTAGTCGATGATAATAATATCAACCACAACCCAGATGCAGCAGGATTGGGTCGAG ATCAAATCCATGCCTACGACAACTCAGCCTTTACAGGCGTAGGCGACGCTACAGAAATGCAAGAAAGGAGTGTCGatgcaaaaatggaaatcGCTCGACGAGGTTACACAGTCTACAATGGAAACTCTCATGAAAACAG TTATGCAGATCCGGCCGACCTGCGGTTCGAGCACGAGAATCGCCTGGAGATGAAAGTGCCTGCCAAGAACCCCGCGGAATCCAGTCATGACGAATGCGATGAGGCTTCGGATCCTCATGCAGATTTGTCATCCCGCGAACAACGTTGGCTTTCTCGTGCACAAGCCGCACACAACATGTCCACTCGGAGAAACAAGCACTCCTCACTTCTTTGTTGCATGGCACTCAAATCGCTTGATAGAAGAATCACTCCCTGA
- the LOC131880254 gene encoding ER membrane protein complex subunit 3-like: MSEPELRLDPAIRIWVFLPIVLITFLVGIVRHYVSVLLTSAKSVALNQVMDSQLLIRSRMLRENAKFLPKQSFLMRRHHMNNEDNGILKNQLSRTTVQPNPMTDPSMMTDMLKGNLTNVLPMIVIGGWINWHFSGFVTTKVPFPLTLRFKPMLQRGIELMSLDASWVSSASWYFLNVFGLRSIYALVLGENNSADQSRVMQDQMSMQAGGMPQDPKQAFKAEWEALEVTEHHFALKNVEVDMMAVVGPTGDDLYHQNQKSIH; the protein is encoded by the exons ATGAGTGAACCTGAGCTACGGCTGGATCCGGCCATCCGGATTTGGGTGTTTTTACCCATCGTTCTCATCACTTTCCTGGTGGGAATCGTGCGACATTATGTCTCGGTCTTGCTCACTTCGGCCAAGAGTGTGGCTCTCAATCAAGTCATGGACAG CCAACTGCTGATTCGGTCTCGGATGCTCCGAGAGAACGCCAAATTCCTGCCCAAGCAATCCTTCTTGATGCGAAGACACCATATGAACAACGAGGACAATGGAATTTTGAAGAATCAATTATCCCGCACCACAGTCCAGCCCAACCCTATGACCGACCCTTCCATGATGACCGATATGCTCAAGGGCAACTTGACCAATGTCTTGCCCATGATTGTGATTGGGGGTTGGATCAATTGGCACTTTTCTGGCTTCGTCACCACCAAAGTACCATTTCCACTCACCCTTCGATTCAAACCCATGCTTCAACGAGGCATTGAACTCATGTCATTGGATGCCTCATGGGTGTCCTCGGCGTCTTGGTACTTTTTGAACGTCTTTGGCTTGAGAAGCATTTACGCTCTGGTCTTGGGCGAGAACAACTCGGCCGATCAGAGTCGGGTTATGCAGGATCAAATGTCCATGCAAGCCGGTGGAATGCCTCAGGATCCTAAGCAAGCCTTCAAGGCCGAGTGGGAGGCACTGGAGGTCACGGAGCACCACTTCGCTCTCAAGAACGTGGAAGTGGATATGATGGCGGTGGTGGGACCCACGGGCGATGATTTGtaccatcaaaaccaaaaaagcattcattga
- the LOC131880253 gene encoding serologically defined colon cancer antigen 8-like — translation MDVFETFIAKAVLQTSVDQLAIVGGTLYVSSENAEGLANLVHPNSSPRAIEQLLAEENKAILISRQSPTVADNHIRKLLSMETNYLQSVMENTYLELDQNRSFFSLQESVGKSQTRANEKRDLKEREIDLRKEISSLRVLISKKTRDAETHILESNLLIAKLKDELTEAKRSTKGEEEFVSRLERVRESERVALFDEEEREMVEKRDNYKRDIEYEHRVTVEIESWLNERRSHLKELLQFWIEKSKVDIATKEGQLQELIANREADLKRKEEAEQRLKEARQYVEAELVRREQIRIEQEEQAVQIKTTVRIQAWWRMMMVRRGLGQFKKKKTNQPEPKKNGLRK, via the exons ATGGACGTATTCGAGACATTCATCGCTAAGGCTGTTTTACAAACCAGCGTGGACCAATTGGCCATTGTGGGCGGCACACTTTATGTGTCAAGTGAAAACGCCGAGGGTTTGGCTAATCTCGTGCATCCAAATAGCTCCCCCAGGGCAATTGAACAACTCCTGGCCGAGGAAAATAAGGCAATTTTG ATATCAAGGCAGTCGCCCACTGTTGCTGACAACCATATCCGGAAATTGTTGTCCATGGAGACCAATTACCTCCAGAGTGTAATGGAAAACACCTACCtggaattggatcaaaatcgCTCATTTTTCAGCCTGCAAGAATCAGTGGGCAAAAGCCAGACCCGAGCAAACGAAAAGCGCGACTTGAA AGAACGTGAGATCGACTTAAGGAAGGAGATTTCGAGTTTGCGGGTGCTCATTAGCAAGAAAACTCGAGATGCTGAAACGCACATTTTGGAAAGTAATCTCCTGATTGCCAAATTAAAAGATGAACTCACCGAAGCCAAGAGGTCCACCAAAGGCGAAGAGGAATTCGTCTCTCGCCTGGAAAGGGTGCGTGAATCCGAAAGAGTCGCCCTGTTTGACGAAGAGGAACGAGAAATGGTCGAAAAACGAGATAA TTACAAGCGCGATATCGAGTATGAGCATCGAGTCACGGTCGAGATTGAGAGTTGGCTTAATGAGCGACGAAGCCATTTAAAAGAACTGCTCCAGTTCTGGATTGAGAAGTCAAAGGTGGATATCGCGACCAAGGAAGGTCAACTCCAAGAACTCATTGCTAATAGGGAAGCCGATCTAAAACGTAAGGAGGAAGCGGAGCAACGGCTCAAAGAGGCCCGTCAATACGTTGAAGCTGAACTTGTACGGAGAGAGCAAATCCGAATTGAGCAAGAGGAGCAAGCcgttcaaatcaaaaccacGGTTCGCATCCAAGCTTGGTGGAGAATGATGATGGTTCGAAGAGGCCTGGGCcagttcaagaagaagaaaaccaatcaACCTGAGCCTAAGAAGAATGGGTTGCGGAAGTAG
- the LOC131880255 gene encoding LHFPL tetraspan subfamily member 2 protein-like, producing the protein MCTIIVTIRTVLWYVMSLTATLLILVSLFTDRWLIGTFSTTSLTNADTFVNSVSGIANDIRGGDFAAITQPHVGLFLYCKVPEGKKFFEGECIPNMESIQTLFTDLDDRKYPHTWRGAVLVFIIGLALMLLTDVFALLTVCCRQCLCCSVFTCCGSIQSFASMMFILGLVAYPAGWGSEIVSDTYCAGQSQPFMLGPNCSIGVAYWLAVAGTLCTVFSSSLAIWAYKSTKSVRSEMRQEDGERCICIP; encoded by the exons ATGTGTACCATCATCGTGACCATTCGGACTGTACTTTGGTACGTGATGTCCCTGACGGCCACACTCCTCATCCTGGTGTCGCTCTTTACGGATCGATGGCTTATTGGAACTTTCAGCACAACCAGCTTGACGAATGCGG ATACATTCGTGAATAGTGTGTCCGGGATTGCCAATGATATTCGCGGCGGGGATTTTGCCGCCATTACCCAACCGCACGTGGGTCTGTTTCTTTACTGCAAGGTACCTGAGGGCAAGAAATTCTTCGAGGGCGAATGCATTCCCAACATGGAGAGCATTCAGACCCTGTTTACGGACTTGGATGACCGCAAATACCCGCACACTTGGCGCGGTGCCGTGCTGGTGTTTATCATCGGCCTAGCCCTTATG CTCTTGACGGATGTGTTCGCCTTACTCACTGTTTGTTGCCGACAATGCTTGTGTTGCTCCGTGTTCACTTGTTGCGGGTCCATTCAATCCTTCGCCAGTATGATGTTCATCCTAGGCTTGGTAGCCTATCCCGCCGGCTGGGGCTCGGAAATCGTCAGCGACACCTATTGCGCCGGACAATCACAACCGTTCATGTTGGGACCGAATTGTTCGATTGGGGTGGCCTATTGGTTGGCCGTGGCTGGCACTCTGTGCACCGTGTTTTCATCCTCCTTGGCCATTTGGGCCTATAAATCTACTAAGAGTGTGAG GTCTGAAATGCGCCAAGAAGACGGTGAAAGGTGCATCTGCATTCCCTGA